The Gossypium hirsutum isolate 1008001.06 chromosome D02, Gossypium_hirsutum_v2.1, whole genome shotgun sequence region TCTTTGGTTTGGCTAGATAGTAGTGATGATACCAAGACAGCAAATCTTCTTTCCTAACACATGGTAAGAGTTAAAAGATATACTAGTTATATGTTTTCAAGCATACATAATTAAACATCCATTAAATAGAAAGGAATCAGTAAATAAGAATCTAAAACAAATGTCTTTAGGATGCAAAGAATCTTCAACAACATTGCTTCAAGAATCAAGAATGACGAAATCATAGTTTTGGAAGCCAGACCCCAGTAGTGGAGCTTGAAGCAAGGGTCGAGGCTAATAAGGCAAAATCAATCTCCATCCACCCATCATATTCGCTgtcaataatcaaatatatagtAGACTAGCTGGTGCTGCAAAGTGGGAATATTGAGCTCAAAATATATAGGATGCCAATGCAAGCAGGCCAACCAGATAACTATAGgatcaaaaatgaaattcaatgattcaattttaagtaaaaggattaaggcaaatttcaatgattcaataaattaaattgaactcCATTTGTATAAACTACATCAGCTGCTATTTCAGATTTATTAACGATAACTTTCCTAAATCCAATACTTGAAACTTGATGTTGTTGTATTGTATGgttcatcaaaaataatattaccaAGCTGCAAATTCAGTAACATATAGAAACCTATAAGGCATCATGACTTACCCGTATATATGTAACTGTCTGCAGCAAGTTGCCTTCATTGATGCTGCTAAAGGCTTCCAAGAGCTGCTTAACAATTGGGGCTGCTTCTGTAAGTTTCACTACAATTTCCTGAGAGTAAAGATTTTTTAGTCATACATTTATTCAAAGCTGAAACCTGAAAGCAAAAGGCTCTAACCCTGTTTTCCAGTCGAGCTTTTTGATCGGTGATTCTCTTGTTCGTCTTTTGGTTGCCGGTTGGAAAATGATTTGGTTGACCTCTTTTCTTCAGTTGCTTAGAagattcttcagacatgctttgGATGGAATGCAGTCGAAGTAGATGCTGCAAAAGTGAGGATATATAAATCACCTTCAAGTTTGTTTGGGAATTTTATGTCATCATAACTAGGGAAGAAGCAGAAATCCTCCTTAAATAATCAAGAAGAGGGTTTAGCCTTTAGCTGAATAAGGAACACACAAGGATACACCAAGAAGCTTTAGGACTACACTTTATCCTTTAGCTTGAGCTGCTAGGAATCACAAAATGTAAATATCTATATATAGAGAACACTGCTACACATAACATCTAAAACGACTATACtgtagcaatatatttatttatttattcttgcgCGAGAGAAGGAAAAGATTAAAAAAGCTTAAAGCTTGAGGACCTTTGACGGGAACCGCGGGACTGAAAATAATTTTTCCTGTTTACTGCCTGCCTACCTACAACCACCGTGAAGCGCGAGAGTTAATCCCAATAAATCAACCCAACATAAATGGTTCCATAATACTGAAAATTTTGTAGCTGAATTACATGCCAAAAATACTCGCCTTCACAAGCCATGAGGGCAACTTAACTGCTTGTGCTTTCCCGACTCTTCTTCTTCCTTGATGCAAAGCTGCTCGGTCCGATTTCTATTTGGGGGATTTCAGCTAAGAAAAACAAACTcttatttggggatttagggcgaCCGACAGAGATGAGAAGAAGAGGGAGTAATGAGCGGGtaaccaaaaatcattttttgggAGTGAGCGGGATTTTACCTTTTATTTCCTTCCACATTTGTGGCGTTTTaagaaaaaaacgccactaagaaatttatcaaaacgacactgtattgaaaaattacaatacatgtttgcggcgttttttatcaAAACGCCGGCAATGTCTACCTTTTCTGGCGTTTTTcttgaaaacgccactaaaaaatttaaattcttctATTGAAAAGTTGGGAAATTTTAATACATAGTAATGGCATTTTTTGTTGAAAACACCGCTAAAGctcacatattttttatattcaattattgtatcttttatataaattttacataaagaattattaaaattttaagtaatatttacaagaattagataatattataaattttagttttttatttcatttttatttttgtatttttttcttataatttggtcctatccaaattaaataattacctatatatccatatcaaatatatcaaatggtttaaattaaatatttttaaatataaaaacattaattaattgtataaaattgtatcatttaacaaatctcaaataaaccttaaaccctaaattaaccattcaatatatataaagtctatctattatatatctcttaaataatataaactatactcataatttctatatattaaatttattattatctcttttacaattatataataacatatttaatataaattaaaaaactaattaatctaaaccttaaaccttaattcgacccttgaaaccctaaatccctaactcttaacccctaacccctaactcttaatccctaaaccttaaatcctaacaCTTAAACTATAATCCCTAAATTCATAtataatccctaaaccttaaaatagtaactcctaaacttgccttaaatcttaaattaaccatataccgtAAACCATATcaaccctaaactataataataattaattaattattttaaaattaatactatcttatctttttcaattatatatgaaattatttaatatataaattaaaaaaatatttaaaaataaattaaaaaataattaatctaaacccaaaaccctaacttgACCCATGAActcataaaccctaaatccctaactcttaacccctaaacccctaaccactaacccctaaaccttaaatctcaacccttaaaccataatccctaatccataatccttaAATCCATactccataaaccttaaaacagtaactcctaaaccggccttaaatcttaaattaatcatatacctaaaaaactttaaaattattttaaatgatggTATTTTAATTGTTCCATGTGttctattttcaaattatttctacgtgttattatttttttctgaatattttaaatattcaattagaaataaattgaattttatttaattaatataaataaaccaagtaagataaaatgtttttagcggcgcttttccaaaaacgccgctaaagcccataccattagcggcgcttttccaaaaacgccgctaaagacccaggcattagcggcgctttttgaaaaacgccgctaaagccacgAAATGTTAGAAAACGACACCGTTGGGCTaaggttttttgcggcgtttttttgaaaaacgccgctaatgctcatttttagcggcatttttttaaaaacgccactaatgctcaaTCTTTAGTGGCGATTtccagaaagcgccgctaatgcttaatttttaccggcgttttttgtccaaacgccgctaaaagtgccactaaaagcctgttttggtgtagtgcaaCAACCAATCCGTAGAACCAATTCAACAAAGACTTGACAGCAATATTACAAGCTTAGAGTAGCTCCAAAACATTGAGCGTATCCTCTGAATGTATTGCAAAACCCTTGATAAGTTAGAATAGAATGAGAATGATAATAACAAAGCATATTGTCAAGATGTGCAGACAATTGACGACATCTGTCGATACTTTACAAAACAACTTGAATTGATTAACAGTTGGATCACTTGATCCTTGCTCATATTTTAATAGATATATCTAAATAAAAGCAAGAGTAAATTGGGACCTCCAAATTTCATTATTTCCAAACCCAATTGCActtgaaatcaagaaaatcgTATTGATCATTGGCTTAACTGGTAAAATTGACAATGTACTGTAGGTCTGTAACTCTATGAGATATAACCATATCTCTGGAAACACATGGTTTAAGCCACAAggataaacatgcatataaattCTACAATATGTATTGTCAATGGCATAAAAGTTGCAGAGAAAAATATGCGAAAAACTTAAAAgttgattttattaaaatctGTATAGAACATGCTAACTCAACGTACATCAGATAACACAAAGCAATAATACATTGCATGAGTTAGTATAAAACGCAATGATCTTACAAATTTAAATCAATAacagaataaattataaatttcgaTTCTTCGAATAGCATAtgcaaatttaaattaatttatatttataaaacccTAAGACTTTTAACTGCCTAGGAACCGTGCCATGATTATTAGACTGCTATGAAGATGAGAGCTGAAGGGAATGGGCCAGCTTGTACGCTGTTTAATGAAGCAAAGGACTACACTGGTGAGCTAAGAATAGACAGTACTGCTGAGCTGGGAGAGATGGACGGCAAAGGAATTTAGCTAAGAACTCAGTTATGAACGTGGACCAATGAATTGGTTTACAGCTGTAACTCTGTTATTACTTTTTAGAAATTGCCCACGGGATATGTCCAGTGAACTACGAATTTTCATATGTTTTTGGAATGAAATAATCTTTCTTACCTCATTTCTCTACTCTATCTGATCTACATTCACTGTGGGAAAGCGTAAAACTCGGCAACAAATGGTGGAAGACACGAAACTTAATACATTGCCGGAGCAGATTCAAATTTTGAAGAGGCAGATGGAAGCAATGAGAGCTGCAGAGAACACTGTGCCTAAATGGTGGGAGGAGCAGCGCATTGGTATTGAAGCCAAGTTTTAGGAGAACTGGCTTACATGATCAAGATgtatgacaaaaaaaaataattaactactTAAATGATTCtaatttaaaaacaatcactcaaataattaaaaatgaataataaactTGGGTTAGGGTAATAAATAGCTcgcagggatttaaattgcggtcgcggtcgTGTTTTCGGTCGCGTCGCGTTTGTCGCGGTCGTGGACATAACGGACGCTATTGCGATTACTGCGGTTATCACGgtcgtgaattttttttaaaattcgcacaacttattataaaacataggaattataattataattataaaaagttattttttatgatttttagagtTTTAAATATTTGGACTTTGATTGCTTTTTGCTGTTTATTtggacttcttttttttttaataacattatATTAGGCTTTTATTAATAGAACAAAATTACAAAAACTGCACACTTATAATTCTAAAAAGGCCCAAAGCAGATGGCGAAAAGTAAAAAAATCTagatatttttaaagtaaaaaaatctaGATATAATCCTAAAAAAAGGCACTGATTCCTTGCCCAATCAGCTGAAATCTGCCCTCTCTTCTTCCCATAATCCcatcatttcattttcaatttgaccatttcctttttcaaaacttTTCCTTCCGAACTGTtccattttcttattgttttgaaGCTTTCTTCCTTTCGTTCTTCCTCTCCTGGTGCTTTCTAGTCTGGTTCACATAGCCAATCGTATCTTCTTTGTTCTTCAGCGTACTCAGGCCCTCAGGGAGCTCCATTTCCAGGCATACCtcctcttttttgttttttgttctttttcccattatcttctttgttctttttcctttttttgattGAACTGTGTTTCAGTGTTTCTGTTGATTTTTGTTTAGGggagatgattttttttaatttgctgtTAACGAAAAATAACGGGAATAGCGGCCCGTTATTGCCGCAATTGGCCATTACCCGTTAAATTGCGGCCGTGATCCACCGCTATCGGTGTGACTCCGCTTCTCACCGCTATTTTCAGCAATTGCGGTTTCGGACGGCGccgctaccgctatataacggccgtTATTTCGGTAACGGACCGTTATTTAAATCCCTGATAGCTGGCATTGTGTCGggtgttaaaaaataattttttgtatgCTGGGACTAGATGATCGACACCCTTGAATTTTTTTCACCCTGTATCATACTGGTATACATTTATATCAATATTTGAAAAAACTTTTTGGGATGTTAGCACACTGATGGTCGGCACCCCTTTACCAGATAAATTTTTTTTGGGTGCTGACACACCAATGACCAACacccattttaaaattaaaaaaattgggtGCTAAGACACTGATGGCCGGCACCCcagtatcaaattttaaaaaaattggggtACTGGAACATTGATGATAGGCACCTTTGTaccaaaattgtaaaaaattttgggtgctagGACAATGATGGCCGGCACATCAGtaccatatttaaaaaatatattttgaggTGCTGAGACACTGATGGCCGGCACCCCAAtactagatttaaaaaaaaattgatgttagAACACTGATGGTCGGCTCCCTTTTAGTCTATATATATGGAAGTTGTTTGGGTTGTGGTATTGTAATTGAAtggaaaaaaaatgttgaaagtaCCATCAAATGAGAGTGTTTGGGAGCCTACCATCAAATGGGAATACCATATTTGAGAGTGTATCATCAAATGGGTGTGATATAGTGGATTGCAGATGGGAGTGTATAATCGAATTTTGAGGTTGAATTATATATGGTCATGTTTTAACGGAGTTGAATTATATACTGTCACATGAactataaatgttatgccatcaAAGGTCGGATGACTTTCTTCAACATAGATGGCGAACTGTGTAGGTCGGTTACGGTTAAAGAATATGGTGGGTGAATATGGTCAAAATTACTAAATGCAACGTAGACTTGATTCAAGTAGAAGACGACTAACTGTGGAGAAACTACTATTCAAAATGGTTGTATTATTTTTGGATCTGTAAAAATATTTTAGTCCGTATTTTTTGTtggtcaaattttatattttcatatatcaatttTCTAGAATGTTCTTAATAATTTTGGATCTATGCAAACAAATatgtacaaaaaaatatttatgttgaaaaatatttacaaatattttgTATTCATCTATGCAAacaaataattatgttaaaaattcaatttttgttTTGGAAGAATAATTACAaagtaaatatttacaaaaaagaatcaaaattatCTAGATCTTAGCGATGTCCCCGGCCCCAGAATGTACCGATCGGGTTGCCTCCGTCGGCCAAGGGGTGCACTTGCATGTGGGGATTGGTAAATACTCGGGTTGGTCTTCGGTGTTTGTACCAGTGTACTGAAAAAAGTGGAATAATTGTATGCCTCACCATCGAGTGTGACGGGGTATTGCGAAACCGGAGGGGCTAAGCCAAGATAGGTGTATATAGTTACCCTTGAAGGTCCAGGTAGTGTGAGGACAACCTAGAGTGTGCCGAATGTTCAGGCTCGAAGTCGTCGCCAAATATCTTTTCGAGTGAATGAGGTTATTGTTGTTAGGGATGGGAGGTATGCGATGAGGATCTGAATGATTCATATTGTGGCTTAGGGTCGGGGTTTGagacaaattatatatttttgaatggTGGAACTCGATTACGGTGCGGTCGTGTGTTCATCCGTTACCATTTAGAAGATTTCGGTTGTGCGTGTTCCAGGAGCACTATGTATCGACCTTGGAATATGAAGGGCATCTTATTTGCCACGTACCAAGCTACGTACTTGCGCAAAGGAAAGAACCATGTCTTTAAGATAAACAAGGGGGCCCACCTCTCATGTCAGGCGTTTTATAGAATAATGTACGGAGCATGTTGGTTTGCCCAATTTATGGCATCCCTACCTTTTTTGTCTATATCGTGGAGGGTCTGAGATAGGTTGCATGCATCCGAACTGTCTCAAAACCCGAGCCACTATTGTAGTCGGATGTCCGATACATTGTGCACTATTTGGGTTCGCCCGTCTCCCTGACATCCATGTCATTTTGAATCCTCATTGAATGTTTTCGACCTTTAGGATGTCTACGGAGACTACAGTCCGGTGACATCTCGAAAGCAGGCAGTGGAAATTCTCATTTTGAGACATTTGACATTACGGGAAATTCGTTTCCTCAGATATGCAATGTGCGTTGCAGCGTGTATACCTCATCTAAGAATTGTTCGACGTCTAGATTTGCATGCGCACACGGTGCATGAAAATGCGTTCACAGATATCGAAGAGTTTGGAACTTCCCACACTTGCAACGCCTATTTCGCAGATCAACTACGTACGACTTGGGTGGAAGACCTGAGCGACGACCGACGTACTCTTGAACCCAGAAAGTCTCCAAGTCATGCGAATACAATTTTGTGTTCATTCTCTGTGCCCCCCCCCCCCGCATTTACTGTCGTAGCCTTTCGGACGGCCTCAATGTACTCGTGCCCGTGCGCTATCTGCTTTACTTGTCTCAGCCCTATCCTTTGCATCAATGTAGTCAGTCTATAGAATGTTAccgggaaaaaaacaaaaattggcaGATGACGTGTATGCCTTAAGACCGAGTTCACCTCTTCTACGAGGTTGGTCGTCATTTGACCATACTAAAACCAATCATCATAACTTTGACTCCACTGGCAATTCTTCATTCTACCCAACCACTACCAGAGATGGCGATTTTCAAGTAACGATGTCATCTGAACTTCAAGTCTTGCAAACCTTTACCTGAATCTTTGCAATTCTAACTCATACCTTGCGTATGCATTTCgaaccaatattttaaaaaattacagagttataagtttagaaaaaaaaaatttaaaaatacaaactgataaatcttgaaaataataaaaaaagattctaaaaataaaatatgaacaaaTCAATTTTGGAACAAATTTTTTTACCCATGTTCACGATTTCTCTGCGCCATTCtttattcttgtaatttttgtggaAGTTTACTGCGATGTGTTAGATGCAATAAACAAACCTCCGCGGAACCCCTGAACGCATTATTACAGCAAGCAGTCCCTTCGATCTGTCTGAGATGAGGCAAATGTTGTCTTGCCTGACAACGTACCTCCgtatatttcttaaaaaaaattcccaTGACTCGAAGGTCTCACCCTCTACGATGGTGAAAGTGATAGAAAGTACATTCTAGTTTTCGTCTTATGCAATCGTGATCAGAAGTATTTGCGTGTATTTTTCATGGAACCTGGTTCCGTCCACCTGTAACAACGACTTGTAGTGAGGGAAGGCTCTAGCACACAACTCAAACGTTTAAAACAATCGATGGAAAACTCGTTTCCTCGATTCTATCTTGCCTTCTGGGCCTCTGTGCGACAGTTTTTGCAAATCAATCACCGTTCCCGGTACATACTCCCGCATCGCGGCTACCCACTCTTGAAATTCGTTGTATGGCGTATCCCAGCCACCATACAACTGTTGCATCGCCATTTACTTCGCCCATCATGCCTTTCTATGGGAAACCTTGTATTTGAATCGAGCTTGCATGTCCGCAATAAAGGTCGATACTGAGATGGTAGGCATGTCTTTCACCAATGGAATGACGTAGTTGTATATGGTTTTTCATCTATTTTTCGATGGTCTTGTGACATATGAGCGGCCATGCATGTGTAAGGACCTTCTATTTTCTTAATTGTCCACATCTGAGTACACTACATTAATGCAGCTCAAACACGCCATTCACAGACACTTGAGGCTTTCCAACATTCTCCCACATATAAAGACTGCGTTGACTTCGTGACTTTGTAGTCGAAAAAATAGCTTTAAGCTGTACTATTTTATTGTATGTAAGCAGTCTTTCTTATTATTGAATTGTTGTCCTACGAACAACTCTTTAGCTTTCAATTCTTCATCCAGTAGATGAGCTGACACTATGTTTGGATATTCGGAGAACTCACATGCAACCGTCGCATCAGGATGTACATCAGTCATGAAGGCCCCGGGATTATTACGGATAACTATATCGAATCCCATGTTCCTGGCTGAATAGGGGTGTATATCGTCACCCTCCATCGCGCATTGATTGTCTATGTCTTTATAGATGTCATCCAAATCAGGGTCACTGAAATCTTCATTACCATGGTAGGATTGCTCTTCATTATCGAACCCTTCATCAACATCTTCTATGGTGGCCAACACCTCTGGATTAATCTCTAGATAAGGACACGGGATTAGGATGTTATACGAATATCCATCGTAGTTTGGATTTTTGGGAGTTTGCAGTGACTGATCTTTCCAGCTCCATTTCTGAGAACTTAAACAGATCTGTTGAAATCGAAATTTGTAAAACAGTATCAACATTTGCTTCCCGCAACGAGTAGCTTTCTTTGTACTAATCTTCTGTTTCAAATCCTCCAGTAGAACACGCTTGTTGATCTCATTCTGATTTTTTGCCGGCTTTGAAAGACACAACCTTTTTCAGCTGTATTTACCATTTCTCCATTGAAATgaatataaacaaacaaaatttggAAACTTATCTTCAACAATTTCTGCTTCCTCCTCAACAAACAAAACACGGATATTCTTAATATCAATTTTCAACTGATAAAGTAAACAAAAAGCTCAAATGGAAGACAAAACACCTCTATATATTGAAGGGGTACCGGCCATTAGTGTCTCagcacccaattttttttaaatctggtACCAAGGTGCCGACCATTAGTGTCCTAACACgcatttgttttttaattttaaaatgggtGCCAGCCATTGGTGTGTCAGTAaccaaaaaaaagtatttttttaatctGGTAAAGGGGTGCCAGCAATCAGTGTGCCATCACCCAAAATTGTTTTTTCAAATACTGCTATAAACGTATATCAATATAATACGGGGTGAAAAAAATATAAGGGTGCCGCCCATCTAGTCCCCAACACCAAAAGAATTATCTTTTTAACACCTGGCACAATAATTAAGCAATAATTAGTCCCCAACCCAACTTTATTGTTCGTTTTAaattatttgggtgattgtttttaaaccagggtatttacctaattaattattatttttaagtcaTTTGGGTAAAATAGCCCCAAATCTTGTATATGATATCAAACATGGTTAAATGATTAGATAAAGACTTTAAACTGCCTAGGAACCGTGCCATGATTATTAGACTGCTATGAAGATGAGAGCTGAAGGGAATGGGCCGGCTTGTAGGCTGTTTAATGAAGCAAAGAAGGACTACTCTGGTGAGCTAAGAACAGACAGTACTGCTGAGCTGGGAGAGATGGACGGCAAAGGAATTTAGCTAAGAATTCTGTTATGAACGTGGAAAAATGAATTGGTTTACAGCTGTAACTCTTTTATTACTTTTTAGAAATTGCCCACAGTATATGTCCAGTGAACTATGAATTTTCATATGTTTTTGGAATGAAATAACCTTTCTTACCTCATTTCTCTACTCTATGTGATCTACATTCACTCTGGGAAAGCGTAAAACTCAGCAACAAATGGTGGACGGCACGAAACTTAATACACTGCCGGAGCAGATTCAAAGTTTGCAGAGGCAGATGGAAGCAATGAGAGCTGCAGAGAACACTGTGCCTAAATGGTGGGAGGAGCAGGGCATTGGTATTGAAGTCAAGTTTCAGGAGAACCAGGCTTATATTATCAAGATGTATgacccaaaaaaaaaataattatgtaaatGATCTTAGTTTAAAAACAATCATCACAATTTAATGATTGATTGTGAAATTTATAGTTAATAAAATACGTAGGAAATGAATGTTTCAAATGCATATATATAGTTTCCAATTGAATTTTTTAccgtaaattaattttttgtttatggTTACTAGAAAACATATTTCATGAAATCTATTTGCAAACTTAGAACTTCATTaacatttatttatgaattaaatactTCTAAATGTTCACTATCTCATTGTCTTAATCTCAAATGAGACATTGCAAGTTAGCATTTTTCCTTAAATAACACTTTATCTAATCATTTTAGCTATTATGCAGCCTTTGATATTCATAATTTCAGTACGAAACCCCAATTCCTAGccttttcacaattaagtcctaaaaattattttctactaaaatcacttaataaaatcataatataatgaaattagGGCTTCAAATATATggtaattcatcataaaattccagcactTCTTCATGGAAACTTACAAAATcacccatggaatcaaaaactaatgaattcaatagttggacctagttgtaaaagtctcaaaacataaaaatttcaaagaaaaagcaagaattgaactcacatggtataaaaatatgagaaaccagcttgtttcagacctcctatggcgtatTTGCTGATGAATTATGAAGAAATCTCTAGagttttcaattttgtctttgttttatatgtttaatttgcaaaatttccaattttgcccttgtttctccttattttcttgctgattttcttacccaaaccgtccagcccatataatttgggcctaattgccttttaaatccctccttattagtcacttaagctatttaatcataatttaacaaattttgcactattctcaattttgttctttttaattaatggACCATCCAAACATtagaattttctaacgaaactttaataccaa contains the following coding sequences:
- the LOC107909574 gene encoding uncharacterized protein — its product is MSEESSKQLKKRGQPNHFPTGNQKTNKRITDQKARLENREIVVKLTEAAPIVKQLLEAFSSINEGNLLQTVTYIRERRFAVLVSSLLSSQTKDHVTHAMFLMGSL